One Paramisgurnus dabryanus chromosome 9, PD_genome_1.1, whole genome shotgun sequence genomic window, ccagtctttgtgctaagctaagctagcggggctgcgtcagacagagttacagcacgcacggagatgagaaaggtatgtatggacttatctaactctggaggatacggtgaataagctaaattcccaaaatctggtaaaaaaaaacatttagtcaaagttctttaaagaaccattctttcttacatttttataatctgaagCATCTATTTTCAgtacaaagaaccttttgtgaaacagaaaaggTTCTTCTAAGGCACTGtgaagcacttttatttttaagagtgtatgtgTTTCGTGAGTATTTGTACACATggaaaggtacaaaagctgtcactggggcggtaccttttcgaaaagtacatatttttacctaaagagtgcatgttTTTACCTCACAGGTACATATCTGTAGCTCAATCATATACagtattaggaccttttaaaagggtaccatCCTCCCAGTTACAGCCTTGTACATTTTTTCTCAGCGTGTAGAATGCACGTCTGTGGTGTTGTACTGACCTGGTGCCCAGCAGAATATGATAACAAGGATCATGTATCGTGCCGATGACCAAATTCCACCTGGATGATTCTGTGACATTCTTAATACGCTTGTGTTCTCATAATTCATATAACAGCTCTGTAactgacagtataccacctttaggaataaataaacacagagaATTATAggattacatttaaaatgaagaaataaactgtaccttttctgtcactgcggctgtaccctttcaaaaagtacagctaaggatttcattttagtacctcagaagtacatactgggaccaaaaagagcttattagtacctcaaaaatacatattagtatctcaaaggtacattttggtactaaatgtttacatatctgtacctaatgctccATACattgacctttttaaagggtgctgccccactgacagctagggtacatattttgacttttttctaacaatgtaggtccttaaaggattagtgacaacttttgcttggttttatttattttagggcTAGGGTTAAACGTCTATtacattttcactgacagcccaaatgtGGTCAAAaaatatgggtcaaaattattatttttatgccaaaatcattaggatattaactctttccccgccattgacgagatatcttgtcaatcaagagaaaacgcttccccgccaatgacgagtttttccttctttccgcaataccgcaactttttaaacccggaagtattgccctaagtggctgcatgtccgtgtctgttttaaagatcgctctgaatgggatctctatgaaaagtccgtcacaaaaatggaattatctctgctttttgctcaaaatgtggtgtttttgcagaaacctacccatatacaaaagctgattacaaaagaactactgaaggtaggatgaaacagtttttttttgtttgaaagcagagggtctgttctttcatttggtatattgtatgtttatatatttgaagaagaacattttctggaagacattaaacttttgtgaaaatcatgaaaaacgctggcgctggctggcaacttttttttttaaacgctggcggtgaaagagttaaagggatagttcactttaaaatgaaaattctgtcaacaTTTTCAATTGacttccatcatatttttttattcctactatggaactctgtagtcactatctgctgtgtgtttaccatcatttctcaaaatatcttcttttgtgttcaacagaaaagagaaattcatacaggtttagaacaacatgaggatgagtaaatgatgacagaattttttattttaaagtgaactttcAGTAAAGTAAAGAggatgttccatgaagatattctgtagattttctatttaaatatataaaaatatttatcattagtaatatgtgttgctaaggacttaatttggtCAACTTTAAAGGctatttctcaatattttgattttttttgcaccctcaaaatccagattttcaaatatgaaTCCAGTTATATCTCtgtcaaatattgtcctatcctaacaagcCATAGATCACTGGACagcttatttattttgctttcagatgatgtatacatctcaattttaaaaagatatttacccttatgactggttttatgGACCATTTGTTATACATTAATGCAATGACTCAAGGCTTTAGTATCCAAATACCTTTTTAGAGCCACTATATATTGTAATAcacgtactacatgtgtttgCTAAACAATGATAACATTTAAGATCAATGTCGTGTGTGTACCCACAGTGCAGCTCATGAGGACTATCAGCACGCTGGTCAGTGTGAAAACCCGAATGAACTCCGCGTGACCTGAATCCTGTTGAATGAAATAAGATTCTTTTAATTCAATCAAACAATGGCTTATTTTTGCCCTGCTCAGCTTTTCTTACCACAGTGGGGCAGGTGTCATTTGTAATGTGCAGAAACAGAATGCAGCTGTAGAGGAAAACAGACGTGAAGTTATTAAGATGACACATGCAGATTACAcgtacacaaaaaaacacaaacacgtaTTCTCACCTGTTGCAGAACCTGGCAGTTTTTGGCGCGCTGCTAATGAGTTTATTCGTTGGCGTAAGAGTCGCTTGCATAACTGTGACTGTGTTGACATAGACGATGTACCCAACTATGGGAATGAGCCTATAAAATGACATACAGGACATACTGATTATTACAGCACATGGACATTGCGATCTATAAAGTGTATTTATGAAGTTTAAGCATGAATACTCACCACACAATAATATAGAACAGACAAAACATCCTTCTTCGACGCAGTAACTGTATTAATAGATTAAAATACGTCAAATGAAACATTAtataacactgtaaaaagttgaattaacttaaaaACAATACTACAATTTTAGTTTCACTTTTACAttgtaaatgtatgtgtttgtgaagtgtgtgtgtaaaataacaTACTGTGAAACAAATAATAGATTTGTTtcacaaactaataaaacaaataatagaTTGCATAGTCTAGATGCAAAGAGTTACTTATACATGAAagatacaaaaaaaattgtgaggAATGTGGCACAGCCTGACTGAACTGAGATTTGATTGGCTAACAGCAAATGTTCATTGGTGTTGTCATGTTATATTATATCAGTGACGTTGATTTGTTTGACACGTAGTGACACATTGTGTCTGTGGGACTTTCTCTACCCGCTCACCTGGTTTTCAAATCCTTCCACTTCGGTTCTTTCTCGCCATCCTTGAAAAACATATGCTGACTCACAGGCATAAATGATGACGAGCAGAAATGAAATGAAGTAAAAAGTctacagaaagaaagagagagacaaatttgtttatatgtatgtatacatGCAAAGCagatataaaatgtaaatttatataagaataaaatatcaaaatgaaAGATTGTTAAACCGCTTTAAATATATGTATGaaattatacaaattattttataattttcataGTTAAATATTaggttaaaggtgcagtgtgtaaattttagcggcatctagtggtgaggttgcgcattgcaaccaacggctcagtccactgttCACCTctcgcttttgaaatgcatagaaaagctatggtagccgccaccaaaaaaaacatgtcatagtcggagacaacttaataaaaaaagtttgtccgttaagggattttgtacaaacatggcggcacaaaatggcaacttccaCGTAAGGGACCCTCGGTACGTagataaaaaaatctcattctaagttaataaaaacataacggttcattataaaaaggtctttatacacccctaatgatatagttttgtatattattttgcatttctgtcaagagatccttcaaaaaattacacactgcacctttaataaataGACTAGttgtctccaacatggtgcccactggcaccaggttgcccacacggagtctgtgagttgcctgctaatagcctcaattttgatatttatttattgcatatttttatatatatttatattagcttggcttttcgtgtatgttaacattttaaacaattataaaatatatcaacaagtaaaataaaataaaatcaagtaaaacaaacatttctttttttaattttggtagcccttgctcacaaaaaggttgaagACCCCTGGTCTAGACTTTTGACTGATAATCTGGTGCTGTATCTTATTAAACAGCATTAATAATAGTTTTCTTAATGTACCAATCTGTACACTCCTATGTATACATAATAATgtcaccttacttttttataGGGTCATGCATGACTCAgttattttgtgtgtgcatatgACTTGTTTTATAGTTTACCGCAATAAAACCGAATGTCTGTAAAGCACTCAGCACTGTATAAACATCTGCCGTGTAACTTTACACTactagtttttttcttttaccaAGATGAGCATTCCTTGACCGCTAAAGGAAGTTGTTGTATAATAATACCTGTTGCATTACAGTACCTGTTACATAAGGGTTTTTCTGtagttttacagttttgcaCGACTACATTAAACATCTTAAGCAGTTGCATGCTTTTAAACTTTTATTGCTGAGTGTCCTTAATAGTTTGATGATGATTATAAGTGTGTCAATGATTTGTGTTTGTGCTTGTGGTTCCTCACCAAAGATAAAGGCAATCCATAGTTGCACAGTTTTTCACTGTCTTTCACTGGCAGCGTGTCATAGGATAGGAAATTTAGTATGACGGTGCCCATCAAAACAACTGATGCTAGAAAATCTGCCAGGGCCAGCAGAAGAAGAGGCTTAGCCTACAACACAAAAACAGTGATAAACATTCAGTATGAGCAATCAATATCTTTTACAAAGCTTTTCAAATGAGATATTCGAAAGAAAGTATTGCATATTAGCAAATGCTGAGAATCATTGGAGTGTTAAAGCAATATGTACACAGTCACACTGTTAATATTGACCTTCTCTGTTGACTTTTAAAGCAATAGAGTGGCATGTATGTACTGTACTTCATTGAATGTGAACTATCAAATTCTGATTCATGTCAAAAGGTTTGCCATTCAAAACCCCTATGCTGGAATTTAGGTTTAACTGGAATTCAAATAGGAATTTTATTTGTCCATATTGACAATTCTGGTTTAATAATATAGACGGTTTTATCGGACGCACGTGTTTGTTTACTAGTTGCTTACCTGAACTCTTGAACAGATACCTTgtggaaaataacaaatgttttggtttactgggtgttgtttatttgcttgttatataaataaactactttaaaagaactttgttgttatttttgctTGGCGGAGTTTACCGGTAATTACGTGTTTTTCATGaaagccacttgtttatgttgttactgctaaaaccgTCTATACTTTCTGTGATTAAATAAAGTATCACCTTTACATTGTCACACTTTagactgtcagaaataaaggtacaaagctgtcactggggcggtactcTTTAAAAAGTCCCATTatgtactatttaggtacatataagtatctttgaggtaccaatatgcattTTTGAGATATATGCATGCAGTCTTAAAGGTGTACTTTTAGAAAGAGTAGCGTCCCAGTGACAtcttttgtacatttatttctaAGAGTGTACTTAAGTGAATAATTAGATTATTTAAATCTGTTTCCACATACAGTTTTCGATGCAACAGCGTACTTCTAATCCTCAGGACTAGATACAGTTAATTGAACACAtattggccctgtcccaaatggcacacttcatgtggactttcggtctcatggccttaaattgcacgttctcgcttagtctacgagtccgtagggtgttcCATCTTTCATTTTTACGCTccaaagtgtgctcatcagcgccccctttgcacccttgatgcggtcttcaacGCAGCCCGCACTGTAGCAGGCTTCgcacactttaccaacccagaagtccttaagaaagagcaatcagaccaatcagacgacagaagggaggagttcacactgatgggcaacttctttTCCTATTTCCGccgtgatgctcgagtctgtccaaaaatacgactccggtgcgccctcttggactcgcatcaagggtccctatataaggtctgcactacatgatgtcatcaaagtgtggactctgaggaaatccaaaagtccggagtgtgccatttgggacagggccattgaCAAATTTACTAAATGTTACTGTTAATTAAATATACATTGACAATTATACACTTTACCGTGTATTACAAGGTACACATGTTTTTTAAGAATGggtttaaacccatgaccttttacaTTCTAACACAATATCCCACTGAGCTACAGGAGCACACTGACATTTACAACTGAcattacaaattacatttacataatGTAATTACAAATCTAAcaataattttaattaaaaaattaaataacactGATTTCAAGCATACAGCAATGAATGTATCTCAAATTTTCTCAGATATCTTTTCTGTGACTCACCTGTACATTGAGATGTGATCTCTTTAAAATGGAAACTACCAGGACAGAACCGCTACCTATCAAACTGCAACAGACAGAAAATGTCAGAACTCTCACTGACTGTATTCAGAATTTGGATTAAATAATAAACACAGATTATACATTAGACACATGttaccctgtctgggaaatccgggccaaagtctcataatctaataatgatGTTGATTTCAGTCACTGATTTCAATATTTGATATCTTATTCAAGATGTCAagattattttcacagaatattctttacattagtggtctccaacatggtgcccgtaTCACTGCTTCAGTATCACTAATAATATGAGGGTAAATGGGACCATTGCTGGGGTCGCCGTCGCTGTCCGAAGGACTCGGTGCTGAAATTTACTTGGGACTATTGCCATTTGCACTGGGTTTAACGTAACATGTTAAATTCTTAAATCCTTAcctcactacagtcacgtgtcTCTGTCATGCATAACTTAAAATGCACGTACTGGTTTCTCTCTACACAttctcaccaagatgcgtacaaaCGACACGcagtgattatcgtgcaatagatacgccaaattccgcttttgcgtgcatatgatacgccattcacttatatgccgaatcgtttcgtgtcgctttatttattgttttctcatttgttttctgtttttaaaccattttcgcttggggttagggtaagatttcagatttgtttaagcaggttattcgatatacaggtttctctatgtttttgtctatatttaagccatggtcgcttggagttggggttagagatggggtttgggttaggatgtcatttttatataacctaaacccaagcgacaatggtaaaaaatagaaaacaaatgataaaacaataaataaaagacacgaaacgattcgccaacAATTCTGGCGTATTATATGCACGGAAAagcggaatttggcgtatctattgcacgctAATTACACTAACGCACTCACTGCAGATTTATTTCATTGCGTCAGTGGATTGCATATACGCGTATTAAACATTTCTCATTTCCTAAATGTAAAGTGTTTCCTCACCTTAAGCTCAAACACGAGACGTAGATCCCAGACAAAGCCGAAATCTGTGCATGCAACCGAGAAGAAAAGTCAAATCAAATCGAAAGAAGAACAGTCATTAAAGCAGATAAATATTTGATGGTTAACTATTATGTTTTACCTTTTCGTCTGCCGATCCAGCACTTGTGTTCATGATGACGGAGATCATAACGAAGACCTGTGTGTCTTAAACTGCATATCAGCTGTCTGTCGATGTGTGTGTCATGTAGATACAGAAGCTGTCTGACTGTTTTACCTCACCTGAACGTTGAACTTTAGCTCTCTGGGCACGTGACGTTGAGTCTCACCTGTAGCTACTGCATATGCGCGCGTGTTTTGTACAGTATGGGGAATCCCACGTGTGCTGTGTGTTCCTGTTGTCTAACCTCTTGTGGGTTTTCCGACAACACTTAATTATACTTTTCAAACAAATGGCATAAATGTCATGAAATGTATTCGCTTTTGCAGCATACGCTGTAGCCAAACGCACGTTGCTGACTTTAATATTGTACCGTATCGCTACTGCTGAATTGCTATAACTTACAAAAGTTAAAATTGTTCAGATAATTTTAATAAGTTGAATTATGTAAGAAAAAAAGCATTATTTATTGATTAcatcattttatattatatagccTATGGCATTAGAAAGATTATGGTGGCACTATAAAATATTTGAACTCTTGAGCAAGTTGGTATTACAGTTTTATGTAAAACATCATTTTGACCATTGTGCACAACTAGAAAAGAGGGAATACCCGGTCATGTTTAGTACTTTCCTCACATGAGGAACTGTGGGCATGCTCTACGTTTAACAACTAGAAAGTATTAAAAATGCTAAAAAGTGGTAATAAATTTATTATTTAAGGAAGTCGTTTTAAGGAAGTAACAGTGTAAGTTTATTTCTTTAATACACAGTATTCTGCCCATTCTTATGAAATGCGTATTAATAGCACGCAGTGGGAAAGACAAATTCCACTTTTGCGTGCATTCTTGTTCACTTTAATACGGAGAATCTTTCGTGTcgctttatatatttattattattttctataatgattatatatatatattttctttttttttataccATTGTCACTTAGGTTTGCGgttaaagcaagtttttgtcacataaaatgacatccttacccaaccACCAATTCTAACCCAAACTCCAAACGACCAAAACCTAtatattaaatgacatcctaaaTCAAATCCCAATCTTAACCCCAAGccacaatggtttaaaaaaatgagaaTTGATTAGAATGGGTTGGTAGTTCACTTAGTGTAGTATGCAGCGACCTCTACCATTCATGAAAGGTTTTTGCTCCAGTTGCACCACATTTACTAGtgtaaacaacacaaaaataaaatatgcacTAAAACAATTCACTTTAACAATGGTGTGTTCAGTTGGGtcttttaatacagtttatttttactgtataaatatatataaaaaaaataaggttgTTTAGTTGATGCAGGCCAATTCAGACTCACCATTCACTCCGTGTCACAgatgtatttaattaaaaatatttgcgATGTCAAAATGCCAATACTGTTGGTGTTAATTTATTGtaggctttaaaaaaaaaaaaaaatattgtaggCTTCAATGCGAGTTATAATACTGGTGGGCGTTCCTAACAAAGGGAAGTTATGAATAGTCATGACACAGCCACCGCCCACAGTCCGATCGGGGCGGGAAGTGACGTCAAGTCTTCCACGGTGGCTCCTCTCTTCTTTTACGTGGCAACGCGTCAGGCGACCGGCGAGACATACGGAGCACAAAGAGAGAGAATAttcattataatattattatatttcctTTGTCGTTTCGGTTATAGATACAATTTAAGCcctgctttattttttatcatgggGCTTACGATCTCATCGCTGTTTGGCAGACTGTTTGGCAAGAAACAAATGAGAATACTGATGGGTGAGGGTTCACAGGACATTAGACTCAGTTTATATCATGTTTCTATAATATATTATCTTCTTCTTCTTATAGTAATAGTGGACAAATGTATCGTGTAGGATTAAGATAATCGTGATTTTACgaatatttgcattttaatcCAAGAATCCAGGTGAATTTTGGACGGTGGCTAATGTTAGCCTGCTAGCCTCTGACACAGTCTCTATGTAAATGAATGatattaaatgaaaacattaaTTTGAATTCATCAGCTAAGAGAACCTGTTTTTGTGTTTCAGTGGGTTTGGATGCCGCAGGTAAAACCACAATACTTTACAAACTCAAACTGGGAGAGATTGTGACCACCATTCCTACTATAGGTGAGATTATTTCCTCTCTATCACAAAATATTAAACTTATGTGATCTGGTTTGATAATTGTTATGATGTCTAATGCAAACACATTTACGAATTCATTCTGAGTTGAAaaagttaaagaaacatttagGAAAATAATTTGTGGGTTTACTGGAAATTTTAACAAAGGGAGTGATATTTGCAGCTGATTTTAGGCAAAATGCCAATGTGATTGCATTCCTTACTGACCCCCCgctaaaaccagcataagctggtgagctggtctcccagcctggttttagctggtgtagcAAACTGGTTATGCTTGACTAACCCAGACTTGGAGGACCATCTTAAACCGGCAAACCACCTTAAATTGGTGTTGTTATGCTTAAATATTGGTCTTTTAATTGACCTGGCTAATATTTTAGTCTTTAATCTCATTTTAGCCAGTATATGCAAATACATGTCCTTTTAATCTTCTGTCAAATTGTTATTTATTGTTCTTTGTATCTGTTGATGGGCAGGTTTTAATGTGGAGACTGTTGAATACAAGAACATCTGCTTCACCGTGTGGGACGTCGGTGGCCAGGACAAAATTCGTCCTCTCTGGAGACATTATTTTCAGAACACACAGGTAGGATCTTGCTTCAGgaacattttgacattttaataaatgctttataaaatgctaaataatGAGAAATATATGTGAAAATATTTGGCAAGAGGACCCAGactattttggttttattttcaggGTCTGATCTTTGTGGTGGACAGCAATGACAGAGAGAGAGTAGCTGAATCTGCAGAGGAACTTGCTAAAATGGTAAGAATTACTCTTTTGGTATTGTTTATTTCCATCTTTAAATTAGGATTATGGTTTAAGCCTTAAAATCAAAACGCTTCAGATACATTGTCAGACCAAAagggttaaaaaaaaagttacaatAATAGATTTTTGGAGTcaatatattgatttttttCGTATCATTTGGACACTCTGCTTTCATTGGTCATCCATGCAGCAAAATTGCATATTATAGAACTCTTGGTTTTTTTATCatgttattttctttttgttattatattttgttgtataaaatgtatatatgctTCCACATTTCTGGACTGGGATCATGTCACAGattgtgtttattgtgttttaacAGTTGATGAAGCCTATGCATTATATTTATGATAACAGTAACCATTATTTTTGATATTCAGTGTTTAATCTTTAGAACTAATTTATCAATCGCAATAATCGACAGcaggatgacgtcaaagtaccacaAGAGCCATTTGCGAAATCATATGGAGGAGTAAGCGtttaaatcgctctcgtggaactttgacgtcatccggctgtcggttcttgcagtgctgtatgaagtcgaacaagcctgtTTTGTTGAACGTTTGCCACTGAACATGGGGGTCCTTCGGCGTGGAAAAGTGACGTCGATGGATACCCTCTGTTGGGTTAGATGCTGAGCTCTTTCCAAAGATTTTTCTTTGGCCAGTAATTCATATTTTTCAACTTTCCACTTTTTTATTGGTGCACATTGTAATGAATATAATTTGATGTATCACAATATCAACGTTCATTTTATTAACCCTCATTCCTTCTTTTATCCATGCAGTTGCAGGAAGATGAACTGAGGGATGCAGTATTGCTGGTTTTCGCTAACAAACAGGATCTGCCTAACGCCATGGCTGTCAGTGAACTTACAGACAAACTTGGGCTACAGAGTCTGCGCAGCAGAACGGTACACACATTACTTGTATTACTCCAACATACATTTTGCTTAAACATTGAGTAACTTGTTTTGATTAAATATATATCGGTGTTTTCTTCCTTAGTGGTATGTTCAAGCAACCTGTGCAACGCAAGGGACTGGACTCTATGAAGGATTGGATTGGTTATCAAATGAGCTCTCCAAACGCTAGTATATCTGTTCATGGTGGCCAGATATGTGTGAATCTTGGAATGACAGAGGATTAAGTTCATTCTGTCCTCAAGAACTTGTGTGTATGCGTGTATATGAGTGTGTGAGATGTGAAGGAGCTATCAAGTGTTCAGCATCGTTTCTAATCTATCCTATTTGTCTTTTTCTATGCTGTATTCCTactaatattcttttaatttttctttagaAATCCGATTGTTTTTCTATGACTGTAAAATAATGCTTAAATTGCACGTTTTCTTGATAACTGTGAGAGCATTATGGCACAAGAAGAAAGGAAGGTGTTGAAGTAATCCTGGGTGGAGGGGATCCTCTCGTGCAAGTCGTTAAAGCCGCTGCGCATTCAAGTTCACCGCAAGATCTCTGTTGCAGTGCTGTCCGAGTCACAGGCCCCGCTGCTGTAACCAAGAACTTTCCATTTCACAGCGATTCATTTTATTCTGAAGGGTGTTTTTTGTATAGCTACACATTAACTTATGTTGCAAAAGGCTGATTTCAGGGACTTTGTCACCAACAGAATCTTTGAGTTGTTTGGAACAAAATGGTACATGAAGTATTAGCAGCAATATGGAGTCATCCATGAGAGAATGAACACAAACtgttgtgtttaatacctccaTTGTTCAGTA contains:
- the LOC135773253 gene encoding transmembrane protein 116, translated to MISVIMNTSAGSADEKISALSGIYVSCLSLSLIGSGSVLVVSILKRSHLNVQAKPLLLLALADFLASVVLMGTVILNFLSYDTLPVKDSEKLCNYGLPLSLTFYFISFLLVIIYACESAYVFQGWRERTEVEGFENQLLRRRRMFCLFYIIVWLIPIVGYIVYVNTVTVMQATLTPTNKLISSAPKTARFCNSCILFLHITNDTCPTVDSGHAEFIRVFTLTSVLIVLMSCTVVYCQLQSCYMNYENTSVLRMSQNHPGGIWSSARYMILVIIFCWAPALLLICLSFASPNIRPSLFPLYVLQAISVSLQGFLNSIVYAWRRRNFRDAVLGERLPLMAYSNKAFFEQSLSEPMGN
- the LOC135773795 gene encoding ADP-ribosylation factor 4-like, producing the protein MGLTISSLFGRLFGKKQMRILMVGLDAAGKTTILYKLKLGEIVTTIPTIGFNVETVEYKNICFTVWDVGGQDKIRPLWRHYFQNTQGLIFVVDSNDRERVAESAEELAKMLQEDELRDAVLLVFANKQDLPNAMAVSELTDKLGLQSLRSRTWYVQATCATQGTGLYEGLDWLSNELSKR